From the Anser cygnoides isolate HZ-2024a breed goose chromosome 24, Taihu_goose_T2T_genome, whole genome shotgun sequence genome, one window contains:
- the MATN1 gene encoding cartilage matrix protein, which produces MDRIFSAVLLSLLLLLQSYGVWGAPPQPRGTLCRTKPTDLVFVIDSSRSVRPQEFEKVKVFVSRVIEGLDVGPNSTRVGVINYASAVKSEFSLKTHQTKAGLLQAVQRIEPLSTGTMTGLAIQFAISRAFSDSEGARLRSPNINKVAIVVTDGRPQDGVQDVSARARAAGIEIFAIGVGRVDMHTLRQIASEPLDDHVDYVESYSVIEKLTHKFQEAFCVVSDLCATGDHDCEQICISTPGSYKCACKEGFTLNNDGKTCSACSGGSGSALDLVFLIDGSKSVRPENFELVKKFINQIVESLEVSEKQAQVGLVQYSSSVRQEFPLGQFKNKKDIKAAVKKMDYMEKGTMTGQALKYLIDSSFSIANGARPGVPKVGIVFTDGRSQDYITDAAKKAKDLGFRMFAVGVGNAVEDELREIASEPVAEHYFYTADFRTISNIGKKLQMKICIEEDPCECKSIVKFQSKVEELIDSLQRKLEAVAKRIEALENKII; this is translated from the exons GCACCCTGTGTCGAACCAAACCCACCGACTTGGTGTTCGTCATCGACAGCTCTCGAAGCGTGCGCCCACAGGAGTTCGAGAAAGTCAAAGTCTTCGTGTCCCGGGTGATCGAGGGACTGGACGTGGGCCCCAACTCCACGCGGGTGGGTGTGATCAATTACGCCAGCGCCGTCAAGAGCGAGTTCTCCCTCAAGACACACCAAACCAAAGCCGGGCTCCTGCAGGCGGTGCAGCGGATAGAGCCGCTCTCCACTGGGACTATGACTGGCCTGGCCATCCAGTTTGCCATCAGCCGGGCTTTTAGTGACTCAGAAGGGGCCAGGCTGAGGTCTCCCAATATTAATAAG GTGGCGATTGTCGTGACCGACGGACGTCCCCAGGATGGAGTGCAGGATGTGTCAGCAAGGGCCAGAGCAGCTGGCATCGAGATCTTTGCCATCGGGGTTGGCCGGGTGGACATGCACACCCTGCGGCAAATCGCTAGCGAGCCCCTGGATGACCACGTGGACTACGTGGAGAGCTACAGTGTTATAGAGAAGCTGACCCACAAGTTTCAAGAAGCTTTCTGTG TGGTGTCAGACCTGTGTGCCACTGGAGACCACGACTGTGAGCAGATCTGTATCAGCACCCCAGGATCGTACAAGTGTGCTTGTAAAGAGGGTTTCACACTGAACAATGATGGGAAGACCTGCAGCG CTTGCAGCGGTGGGTCAGGATCTGCCCTGGATCTCGTTTTCCTGATCGATGGATCCAAGAGTGTACGGCCTGAGAACTTTGAGCTGGTGAAGAAATTCATCAACCAGATCGTGGAGTCACTGGAGGTGTCAGAAAAACAGGCCCAAGTTGGCCTGGTTCAGTACTCCAGTTCTGTCAGGCAGGAGTTTCCTCTGGGGCAGTTCaagaacaagaaggacatcaaagCAGCGGTGAAGAAAATGGACTACATGGAGAAAGGAACGATGACTGGCCAGGCTCTGAAGTACCTCATTGACAGCTCCTTTTCCATTGCCAATGGCGCAAGGCCTGGGGTCCCGAAGGTGGGCATAGTGTTCACCGATGGACGGTCACAAGATTACATCACCGATGCTGCTAAGAAAGCCAAAGATTTAG GATTTAGGATGTTTGCTGTGGGAGTCGGTAACGCAGTGGAGGATGAGCTGAGGGAAATCGCTTCAGAACCAGTAGCCGAGCACTACTTCTACACAGCTGACTTCAGAACCATCAGCAACATCGGGAAGAAGCTGCAAATGAAAATCTGCATTG AGGAAGATCCATGTGAATGTAAATCTATTGTGAAGTTCCAGTCAAAAGTAGAAGAACTCATCGATTCATTGCAAAGGAAAT TGGAAGCTGTGGCAAAAAGGATTGAAGCCCTGGAGAACAAGATCATCTAA